A region of Beijerinckia sp. 28-YEA-48 DNA encodes the following proteins:
- a CDS encoding LysR family transcriptional regulator: MARPDINRSGEIEVFVRVVEAESFSAAARDLRMTPSAVSKLIARLEDRLGARLIRRSTRKLQVTPEGLAFYESGLRILADLSAAEREASLGATPRGRLRINCLVPFGQHYLIPLIPRFLEQNPEITIELTLTDKVVDLMEERADLAIRAGQLTSPGLVARRLGQSRMVMVASPAYLEAHGLPQTPADLAQHKLLGFCFRRTSEGWPFLEAKGQNDGKIINVVPDGSLVSDGEQMRLMILAGGGIGRLSCWHSAPDIKAGRLVPLLEDFNPGDEEAVHAVYVGQGKHLPARVRAFLDFLVANVKMQQGWR; the protein is encoded by the coding sequence ATGGCCCGTCCTGACATCAACCGCTCCGGCGAAATCGAAGTCTTCGTGCGCGTCGTCGAGGCGGAAAGCTTCTCGGCGGCGGCGCGCGACCTGCGCATGACCCCCTCGGCGGTCAGCAAGCTGATCGCCCGGCTGGAAGACCGCCTCGGCGCCCGCCTGATCCGCCGCTCGACCCGGAAACTGCAGGTGACGCCGGAAGGCTTGGCTTTTTACGAGAGCGGCCTGCGCATCCTCGCTGACCTCTCAGCGGCCGAGCGCGAGGCCTCGCTGGGCGCCACGCCGCGCGGCCGGCTGCGCATCAATTGCCTGGTGCCGTTCGGCCAGCACTACCTGATTCCGCTGATCCCGCGTTTTCTGGAACAGAACCCGGAGATCACCATCGAGCTGACGCTCACCGACAAAGTGGTCGACCTGATGGAGGAGCGCGCCGACCTCGCCATCCGCGCCGGCCAGCTCACCTCGCCAGGCCTCGTCGCGCGCCGGCTCGGCCAGAGCCGCATGGTGATGGTGGCCTCGCCGGCCTATCTGGAAGCCCATGGCCTGCCGCAAACGCCGGCCGATCTTGCCCAGCATAAGCTGCTCGGTTTCTGCTTCCGTCGCACCAGCGAGGGTTGGCCGTTTCTCGAGGCCAAGGGCCAGAATGACGGCAAGATCATCAATGTGGTGCCCGACGGCTCGTTGGTCAGCGATGGCGAACAGATGCGGCTGATGATTTTGGCCGGCGGCGGCATCGGGCGCCTGTCGTGCTGGCACTCCGCGCCCGACATCAAGGCGGGAAGGCTGGTGCCTTTGCTGGAGGACTTTAACCCCGGTGACGAGGAGGCCGTGCACGCGGTCTATGTCGGCCAGGGCAAACACCTGCCGGCGCGCGTGCGGGCGTTTCTGGATTTCCTGGTGGCCAATGTGAAGATGCAACAGGGTTGGAGGTGA
- a CDS encoding MFS transporter — MPVALYALTAGAFGIGVTEFVIMGLLLDVSADLHVSISAAGLLISGYALGVVVGAPILGAISGRMSHKALLMALMVVFTIGNIACALAPDYWTLMAARVLTAFAHASFFGIGSVVATGLVAPDRKASAIAIMFTGLTVANILGVPFGTWLGQHFGWRSTFWAVSVIGVIAWGVIALFVPRDEKQQESEAGSENLLAVLGRVPVLLGLLTTVLSWIGVFAAFTYIAPILTRITGFSDAAVSPILLVFGGGLVVGNLLGGRLADKRLVPALLGSLAALSVVLIAMSFTLHNQVLTVIAIGLLGAAGFATVPPLQTWVLEKAEGAGQGLASGFNIAAFNLGNAIGAWLGGFVIDHGPGLGSVTLIAGFVPLLALSVALFALRLERRKAYRTAVVACPGE, encoded by the coding sequence ATGCCTGTCGCTCTTTATGCCCTCACCGCCGGTGCCTTCGGCATCGGCGTCACCGAATTCGTCATCATGGGCCTGCTGCTCGATGTCAGCGCCGACCTGCACGTCTCGATTTCCGCCGCCGGCCTGCTGATCTCCGGCTATGCCCTGGGCGTGGTCGTCGGCGCGCCGATCCTCGGCGCCATCTCCGGGCGCATGTCCCACAAAGCGCTGCTGATGGCGCTGATGGTGGTGTTCACCATCGGCAATATCGCCTGTGCCCTGGCGCCGGACTATTGGACCTTGATGGCCGCGCGGGTTCTCACCGCCTTCGCCCATGCCTCGTTCTTCGGCATCGGCTCGGTTGTCGCCACTGGCCTTGTCGCACCCGACCGCAAGGCCTCGGCCATCGCCATCATGTTCACCGGCCTGACCGTCGCCAATATTCTGGGCGTCCCCTTCGGCACCTGGCTCGGCCAGCATTTCGGCTGGCGCTCCACCTTCTGGGCCGTCTCCGTCATTGGTGTGATCGCTTGGGGCGTGATCGCGCTTTTCGTGCCGCGCGATGAAAAGCAGCAGGAAAGCGAGGCAGGATCTGAAAATCTCCTCGCCGTGCTCGGCCGCGTCCCGGTTTTGCTTGGCCTGTTGACCACCGTGCTGTCTTGGATCGGCGTCTTCGCCGCCTTCACCTATATCGCGCCGATCCTCACCCGCATCACCGGCTTTTCGGATGCGGCGGTGTCACCAATCCTCTTGGTCTTCGGCGGCGGCCTTGTCGTCGGCAATCTGCTCGGCGGTCGCCTGGCCGATAAGCGCCTGGTGCCCGCATTGCTCGGCAGCCTCGCGGCCCTGTCGGTCGTGCTGATCGCCATGAGCTTCACCCTGCACAACCAGGTGCTGACGGTGATTGCCATCGGCCTGCTTGGCGCAGCGGGCTTCGCCACCGTGCCGCCGCTGCAGACCTGGGTGCTGGAAAAGGCCGAAGGCGCCGGCCAGGGCCTGGCGTCGGGCTTCAACATCGCCGCGTTCAATCTCGGCAATGCCATCGGCGCCTGGCTCGGCGGCTTCGTCATCGATCATGGGCCGGGCCTGGGGTCCGTCACCCTCATCGCCGGCTTCGTGCCACTTCTGGCCCTCTCTGTGGCGCTCTTCGCCCTGCGGCTGGAGCGGCGCAAGGCCTATCGCACGGCTGTGGTAGCCTGTCCGGGCGAATGA
- a CDS encoding Fic family protein, with amino-acid sequence MSFPSWQAHQANDYDAKMSKRCDQLLHEIKSDQSRRQSIIGDPRHLHAELLADFAPAGYSEYAGTYRGTPATTLAKRAASSPSQLAPGTTYNFLDASLVRPAMDKVLNQASTTISSRQSIDDATKLWRLACTFCWLGKIHPFLDGTGHIQRAFFAAMAYELGIPVTNRFSIHPRPFGKLLAIALELFTRAPQGQENDQVDLIAEYLAFFLGGPFDAPGKNLPP; translated from the coding sequence ATGAGTTTCCCATCGTGGCAGGCGCACCAAGCCAACGACTATGACGCCAAAATGTCCAAACGTTGCGACCAACTGCTACATGAAATCAAGAGTGATCAGTCGCGTCGCCAGTCGATAATTGGTGATCCAAGGCATCTACACGCCGAATTGTTGGCAGATTTCGCCCCGGCAGGATATTCCGAATATGCGGGAACCTATCGAGGAACGCCCGCAACAACACTCGCCAAGAGAGCGGCTAGTTCGCCCAGCCAGTTGGCACCGGGAACGACCTACAATTTTTTGGACGCTTCCCTCGTGCGCCCGGCCATGGATAAAGTTCTAAATCAAGCGTCCACGACGATATCGAGCCGCCAAAGTATCGACGACGCCACAAAGCTATGGCGTTTAGCGTGCACCTTTTGCTGGCTAGGCAAAATCCATCCGTTCTTGGACGGAACCGGGCATATCCAGCGAGCCTTTTTTGCTGCCATGGCCTACGAGTTAGGAATTCCCGTTACCAATCGCTTTTCGATTCATCCGAGGCCGTTTGGCAAACTGCTGGCCATTGCGTTGGAATTATTTACAAGGGCGCCCCAAGGACAGGAGAACGATCAGGTCGATCTCATAGCTGAGTATTTAGCTTTTTTCCTTGGCGGCCCGTTTGATGCTCCGGGAAAAAATTTACCGCCGTAG